One Candidatus Kaelpia imicola DNA window includes the following coding sequences:
- the secE gene encoding preprotein translocase subunit SecE, with protein MFGKVKSFFGSIVVEMKKVSWSSRSELIAATVVTFVFVAILTIYVGAIDLLMSKLIGFLLK; from the coding sequence ATGTTCGGCAAGGTAAAGAGTTTTTTCGGCAGCATAGTGGTGGAGATGAAGAAAGTCTCCTGGTCGTCGAGAAGCGAACTTATTGCGGCAACAGTGGTAACATTTGTCTTTGTCGCTATTTTAACTATCTACGTTGGAGCGATAGACCTTTTAATGTCTAAGCTAATAGGTTTTTTATTGAAATAA
- the nusG gene encoding transcription termination/antitermination protein NusG has product MEWYIVQTQTGQEYKVKQILESSIEQESLREKIAEVFVPTEKVTEVKSGKKKVSERKFYPGYLLVQMEMVDEAWLLIKRTPGVIRFLSSGDKAVPLSEDDVSKIRQQSEERIEQPRPKVIFELEEVVRVIEGPFTNFNGKIEEVSVEKGKVKVLLTIFGRQTPVELEFWQVERM; this is encoded by the coding sequence ATGGAGTGGTATATAGTACAGACTCAGACAGGGCAGGAGTACAAAGTAAAACAGATACTCGAGAGTTCTATTGAACAGGAGAGTCTCAGAGAGAAGATAGCAGAGGTTTTTGTTCCGACGGAAAAAGTTACCGAGGTAAAGAGCGGGAAGAAGAAAGTATCTGAAAGAAAGTTTTACCCCGGCTATCTCTTGGTTCAGATGGAGATGGTAGATGAAGCCTGGCTTTTAATAAAAAGAACTCCCGGGGTTATACGATTTTTAAGTTCTGGAGATAAGGCTGTTCCCTTAAGCGAGGATGATGTTTCAAAGATTCGTCAGCAGTCTGAGGAGCGCATTGAACAGCCCAGACCCAAAGTTATATTTGAGCTTGAAGAAGTAGTAAGAGTAATCGAAGGTCCTTTTACTAATTTTAACGGTAAGATTGAAGAGGTAAGCGTGGAGAAAGGTAAAGTTAAAGTGCTGCTTACAATTTTTGGAAGACAGACTCCTGTAGAACTGGAATTCTGGCAAGTAGAAAGGATGTAG